A section of the Streptomyces sp. NBC_01591 genome encodes:
- a CDS encoding ABC transporter ATP-binding protein: protein MTTMTTTKTATTVLDANGVTMRFGGLTAVRNVDLTVNTGEIVGLIGPNGAGKTTFFNCLTGLYVPTEGKVSYKGTVLPPKPHLVTQAGIARTFQNIRLFANMTVLENVLVGRHTRTKEGLWSALLRLPGFTKAENASRERAMELLEFIGLADKAEHLARNLPYGDQRKLEIARALASDPGLLLLDEPTAGMNPQETRVTEELIFAIRDQGIAVLVIEHDMRFIFNLCDRVAVLVQGEKLVEGTSDVVQSDERVVAAYLGTPFEGAPGAEEAAEVEAAEAGAAGAGASTAKTAATTDTSTTTSTEEEDTR, encoded by the coding sequence GTGACCACCATGACCACCACGAAAACCGCCACCACCGTCCTCGACGCCAACGGCGTCACCATGCGCTTCGGCGGCCTCACCGCCGTACGCAACGTCGACCTCACCGTCAACACAGGCGAGATCGTCGGCCTCATCGGACCCAACGGCGCCGGCAAGACCACCTTCTTCAACTGCCTCACCGGCCTGTACGTCCCCACCGAGGGCAAGGTCAGCTACAAAGGCACCGTCCTGCCGCCCAAGCCCCACCTCGTCACCCAGGCAGGCATCGCCCGCACCTTCCAGAACATCCGGCTCTTCGCCAACATGACCGTCCTGGAAAACGTCCTCGTCGGACGCCACACCAGGACCAAAGAAGGCCTCTGGTCCGCCCTCCTGCGCCTCCCCGGCTTCACCAAGGCCGAGAACGCCAGCCGCGAACGCGCCATGGAACTCCTGGAGTTCATCGGCCTGGCGGACAAGGCCGAACACCTCGCGCGCAACCTCCCCTACGGAGACCAGCGCAAGCTGGAAATCGCCCGCGCCCTCGCCAGCGACCCCGGACTCCTCCTCCTCGACGAGCCCACCGCCGGCATGAACCCGCAAGAGACCCGCGTCACCGAAGAACTCATCTTCGCCATCCGTGACCAGGGCATCGCCGTCCTCGTCATCGAGCACGACATGCGGTTCATCTTCAACCTCTGCGACCGCGTCGCCGTCCTCGTCCAGGGCGAAAAGCTCGTCGAAGGGACCTCCGACGTCGTCCAGAGCGACGAACGCGTCGTCGCCGCCTACCTCGGCACCCCCTTCGAAGGCGCCCCCGGCGCCGAAGAAGCCGCCGAGGTCGAAGCCGCGGAAGCCGGAGCCGCCGGAGCCGGAGCGAGCACCGCCAAGACCGCGGCCACCACCGACACCAGCACCACCACCAGCACCGAGGAGGAGGACACCCGATGA
- a CDS encoding ABC transporter ATP-binding protein yields MTALLEVEDLRVAYGKIEAVKGISFTVEAGQVVTLIGTNGAGKTTTLRTLSGLLKPVGGRIVFDGKPLTDVPAHKVVALGLAHSPEGRHIFPRLTITENLQLGAYLRNDKAGIEKDIQRAYDLFPILGERRKQAAGTLSGGEQQMLAMGRALMCQPKLLMLDEPSMGLSPIMMQKIMETIVELKAQGTTILLVEQNAQAALSLADQGHVMEVGKIVLSGTGADLLHDESVRKAYLGED; encoded by the coding sequence ATGACCGCACTGCTAGAGGTCGAGGACCTCCGCGTCGCCTACGGCAAGATCGAAGCCGTCAAGGGCATCTCCTTCACCGTCGAAGCCGGCCAGGTCGTCACCCTCATCGGCACCAACGGCGCCGGCAAGACCACCACCCTGCGCACCCTCTCCGGCCTGCTCAAGCCGGTCGGCGGCCGCATCGTCTTCGACGGCAAACCACTCACCGACGTCCCCGCCCACAAGGTCGTCGCCCTGGGCCTCGCCCACTCCCCCGAGGGACGCCACATCTTCCCCCGGCTCACCATCACCGAGAACCTCCAGCTCGGCGCCTACCTCCGCAATGACAAGGCAGGCATCGAGAAGGACATCCAGCGCGCCTACGACCTCTTCCCCATCCTCGGGGAACGCCGGAAGCAGGCCGCCGGAACCCTCTCGGGCGGCGAACAGCAGATGCTCGCCATGGGCAGGGCCCTCATGTGCCAGCCCAAACTCCTGATGCTCGACGAACCCTCCATGGGCCTCTCCCCGATCATGATGCAGAAGATCATGGAGACCATCGTCGAGCTCAAGGCCCAGGGCACCACCATCCTGCTCGTCGAGCAGAACGCCCAGGCCGCGCTCTCCCTCGCGGACCAGGGCCACGTCATGGAGGTCGGCAAGATCGTCCTCTCCGGCACCGGTGCGGACCTCCTCCACGACGAGTCCGTCCGCAAGGCCTACCTCGGCGAGGACTGA
- a CDS encoding ANTAR domain-containing response regulator — protein MTAPESHQPADDDKSHVPPLTTRVVIAEDEALIRLDLKEMLEEEGYAVVGEAGDGQRAVELAREHRPDLVILDVKMPVLDGISAAEKIAEESIAPVLMLTAFSQRDLVERARDAGAMAYLVKPFSKSDVVPAIEMAVSRFAELKALETEVADLAQRLETRKLVDRAKSILQTDYGLSEPAAFRWIQKTSMDRRLSMQQLAEALIEDAEEKKKAAE, from the coding sequence GTGACCGCCCCCGAGTCGCACCAGCCCGCCGACGACGACAAGTCGCACGTTCCGCCGCTGACGACCCGCGTCGTCATCGCCGAGGACGAGGCGCTCATCCGTCTCGACCTCAAAGAGATGCTGGAGGAAGAGGGCTACGCGGTCGTCGGCGAGGCCGGGGACGGGCAGCGGGCCGTCGAGCTGGCTCGGGAGCACCGGCCGGACCTGGTCATCCTCGATGTGAAGATGCCGGTCCTGGACGGGATCTCCGCCGCGGAGAAGATCGCCGAGGAGTCCATCGCGCCCGTCCTGATGCTCACTGCGTTCTCGCAGCGCGATCTCGTCGAGCGGGCCAGGGACGCCGGGGCGATGGCGTATCTGGTGAAGCCGTTCAGCAAGAGCGACGTGGTGCCGGCCATCGAGATGGCGGTGTCGCGGTTCGCGGAGCTGAAGGCGCTGGAGACCGAGGTCGCGGATCTCGCGCAGCGGCTGGAGACGCGGAAGCTGGTGGACCGGGCGAAGAGCATTCTGCAGACGGATTACGGGCTCTCCGAGCCTGCCGCGTTCCGGTGGATCCAGAAGACGTCGATGGATCGTCGGCTGTCGATGCAGCAGCTTGCCGAGGCGTTGATCGAGGATGCCGAGGAGAAGAAGAAGGCGGCCGAGTAG
- a CDS encoding helix-turn-helix domain-containing protein, producing the protein MNFHGPELRQKALALLRGGAKNADVARKLNVPAGTISYWKHMDRAKRGECPGAHRSFCPRCEGELDRSAYAYLLGLYLGDGHVVQNQAMHTPSLSIACADSWPGLMELCESAMRAVFPENSVCRVRRKGCHEVKMYSKHLWCLFPQHGPGRKHERRIILAAWQREIVDAHPGEFIRGLIHSDGCRITNWTTRLVRGERKRYEYPRYFFANKSDDIRKLLSDTLDKVGVEWTTLARGSDPFNISVARRASVALMDAHVGPKY; encoded by the coding sequence ATGAACTTTCACGGCCCCGAGTTACGACAGAAGGCACTCGCCCTCCTTCGCGGCGGTGCAAAGAACGCGGACGTGGCACGGAAGCTGAACGTTCCCGCGGGCACGATCAGCTACTGGAAGCACATGGACCGCGCCAAACGCGGTGAGTGCCCGGGAGCCCATCGTTCCTTCTGCCCCCGATGCGAAGGGGAGCTGGACCGGTCGGCGTACGCCTACCTCCTGGGCCTCTATCTCGGAGACGGGCACGTCGTCCAGAACCAAGCCATGCACACGCCCAGCCTGTCGATCGCCTGTGCAGATTCCTGGCCCGGCCTGATGGAACTGTGCGAGAGCGCCATGCGCGCCGTCTTCCCTGAGAACTCCGTATGCAGAGTCCGCAGGAAAGGGTGCCACGAAGTGAAGATGTACTCGAAGCACCTCTGGTGCCTTTTCCCCCAGCACGGACCCGGCAGGAAGCACGAGCGCCGGATCATCCTCGCAGCCTGGCAACGGGAGATCGTGGACGCACACCCCGGGGAGTTCATCCGTGGTCTGATCCACTCCGACGGATGTCGCATCACCAACTGGACTACTCGCCTCGTCCGCGGGGAGCGAAAGCGCTACGAGTACCCACGCTATTTCTTCGCCAACAAGTCCGACGACATCCGCAAGCTCCTCTCCGACACCCTCGACAAGGTCGGAGTCGAGTGGACGACCCTCGCGCGCGGCAGCGACCCGTTCAACATCTCCGTCGCCCGACGGGCGTCCGTCGCGCTGATGGACGCCCACGTCGGGCCGAAGTACTGA
- the pyk gene encoding pyruvate kinase encodes MRRAKIVCTLGPAVDTYDQITALVGAGMDIARLNLSHGTYAEHEERYHRVRKASDENGRSVGILADLQGPKIRLGRFHEGPVLLERGDTFTITVETVEGDRHTCGTTYDGLAGDVTPGERILVDDGRVTLEVTEVDGPRVHTTVIEGGMVSDHKGLNLPGVAVSVPALSEKDIEDLRWALRTGADIIALSFVRSGRDIEDVHRIMDEEGRRLPVIAKVEKPQAVENIDGIVAAFDGIMVARGDLGVEMPLEQVPIVQKRAIKLAKRNAKPVIVATQMLDSMIDNSRPTRAEASDVANAVIDGTDAVMLSGETSVGKYPVETVRTMSRIVEAAEEDILTKGLPPLTDRNKPRTQGGAVARAAAEMGDFLGAKFLVAFTQSGDTVRRLSRYRSPIPLLAFTPDPATRSQLNLTWGVETFLGPHVDSTDAMVAQVDEELLKIGRCEKGDVVVITAGSPPGVPGSTNLVRVHHIGEDDSPK; translated from the coding sequence ATGCGCCGAGCAAAAATCGTTTGTACCCTGGGCCCCGCCGTCGACACATACGACCAGATCACGGCATTGGTCGGGGCGGGAATGGACATCGCCCGCCTCAACCTCAGCCACGGCACCTACGCCGAACACGAAGAGCGATACCACCGCGTACGCAAGGCCTCCGACGAGAACGGACGCAGCGTCGGCATCCTCGCCGACCTTCAAGGCCCGAAGATCCGCCTCGGACGCTTCCACGAAGGCCCTGTACTCCTTGAACGCGGCGACACCTTCACCATCACCGTCGAAACCGTCGAAGGCGACCGCCACACCTGCGGCACCACCTACGACGGCCTCGCCGGCGACGTAACCCCCGGCGAACGCATCCTCGTCGACGACGGCCGCGTCACCCTCGAAGTCACCGAAGTCGACGGCCCCCGCGTCCACACCACCGTCATCGAAGGCGGCATGGTCTCCGACCACAAGGGCCTCAACCTCCCCGGCGTCGCCGTCTCCGTTCCCGCACTCTCCGAGAAGGACATCGAAGACCTCCGCTGGGCCCTGCGCACCGGCGCCGACATCATCGCCCTCTCCTTCGTACGCAGCGGACGCGACATCGAGGACGTCCACCGCATCATGGACGAGGAAGGCCGCCGCCTCCCCGTCATCGCCAAGGTGGAGAAGCCCCAGGCCGTCGAGAACATCGACGGAATCGTCGCCGCCTTCGACGGCATCATGGTCGCCCGCGGCGACCTCGGCGTCGAAATGCCGCTGGAGCAGGTCCCGATCGTCCAGAAGCGCGCGATCAAACTCGCCAAGCGCAACGCCAAGCCGGTCATCGTCGCCACGCAGATGCTCGACTCGATGATCGACAACTCCCGCCCCACGCGTGCCGAGGCCTCCGACGTCGCCAACGCCGTCATCGACGGCACGGACGCGGTGATGCTCTCCGGCGAGACCAGCGTGGGCAAGTACCCCGTCGAGACGGTCCGCACGATGTCCCGCATCGTCGAGGCCGCCGAGGAGGACATCCTCACCAAGGGCCTCCCGCCCCTGACCGACCGCAACAAGCCCCGCACCCAGGGCGGCGCGGTGGCCCGCGCGGCGGCCGAGATGGGCGATTTCCTCGGCGCGAAGTTCCTGGTCGCCTTCACCCAGAGCGGCGACACGGTCAGGCGCCTCTCCCGCTACCGCTCACCCATCCCGCTCCTCGCCTTCACCCCGGACCCGGCCACTCGCTCCCAACTGAACCTGACCTGGGGCGTCGAGACCTTCCTCGGCCCGCACGTGGACTCGACGGACGCGATGGTCGCCCAGGTCGACGAGGAGCTGCTGAAGATCGGCCGCTGCGAGAAGGGTGACGTCGTGGTTATCACGGCCGGCTCCCCGCCGGGCGTCCCGGGCTCGACGAACCTGGTGCGGGTGCACCACATCGGCGAGGACGACAGCCCGAAGTAG
- a CDS encoding SIMPL domain-containing protein, whose protein sequence is MTNTPPSYGTPEYPRVAVRGEARLEVDPEIARIGITVTTRGKDRRNALEDLTRRNNQVLELARSYGQAIEKLETGAFSITPELTQKGRNEQIHAYHGRVHITAVLNDFTALGELTTRIADLEMTRVNGPWWGLRPDSPAHGTARRQAVHEAVQRAREYADALGAQLTALVELADLGAENAAPAALPAPGAMRGRAAFGGAAPEPAPALDLEPQRQTVYAQVNARFIMSPPKL, encoded by the coding sequence ATGACCAACACCCCACCGTCCTACGGCACCCCCGAATATCCCCGCGTCGCCGTCCGAGGCGAAGCCCGCCTCGAAGTCGACCCCGAGATCGCCCGCATCGGCATCACCGTCACCACCCGCGGCAAGGACCGCCGCAACGCCCTCGAAGACCTCACCCGCCGCAACAACCAAGTCCTCGAACTCGCACGCTCCTACGGACAAGCCATAGAAAAACTCGAAACCGGCGCATTCTCCATCACGCCCGAACTCACCCAGAAAGGCCGCAACGAACAAATCCACGCCTACCACGGCCGCGTCCACATCACCGCAGTCCTCAACGACTTCACCGCACTGGGCGAACTGACCACCCGAATCGCCGACCTCGAAATGACCCGCGTCAACGGCCCCTGGTGGGGCCTGCGCCCCGACTCACCCGCCCACGGAACCGCCCGCCGCCAAGCCGTCCACGAAGCCGTCCAACGCGCCCGCGAATACGCCGACGCCCTCGGCGCCCAGCTCACCGCCCTCGTCGAACTCGCCGACCTCGGCGCGGAGAACGCCGCCCCGGCCGCCCTCCCCGCACCCGGCGCCATGCGCGGCCGCGCCGCCTTCGGCGGAGCAGCACCCGAACCCGCCCCCGCCCTCGACCTCGAACCACAACGCCAGACCGTCTACGCCCAGGTCAACGCCCGCTTCATCATGTCGCCGCCAAAACTGTGA